The Malaclemys terrapin pileata isolate rMalTer1 chromosome 24, rMalTer1.hap1, whole genome shotgun sequence genome contains a region encoding:
- the ZBTB7A gene encoding zinc finger and BTB domain-containing protein 7A, whose product MAGGVDGPIGIPFPDHSSDILSSLNEQRNNGLLCDVVILVDGQEFPTHRSVLAACSQYFKKLFTSGLVVDQQNVYEIDFVSVDALSALLDFAYTATLTVSTSNVNEILNAAKLLEIQAVTEVCTDLLDRKILAKNDQMDLVDQIDQRNHLRAKEYLEFFQSNPINGHQGNFPWTNEDLRDLQRLNFQGQEDEEEPDCNGMDFYSQAPPNERPKVNDGDPDSNHAMWLKREEEEAPGALFPPSQNGHYSGHGLTAQGEEEAALDQQEASNSPSFVPGGAEAEEAETREVDGLAASALLQQMISSVGRQQLGEDDQKDDDGVMDYYLKYFSSSHESDVYPSWSQKAEKKIRAKAFQKCPICDKVIQGAGKLPRHIRTHTGEKPYECNICKVRFTRQDKLKVHMRKHTGEKPYLCQQCGAAFAHNYDLKNHMRVHTGLRPYQCDSCFKTFVRSDHLHRHLKKDGCNGIPSRRGRKPRVRDVSGLPAPAGNPEDGSFEAGGERQESQEDTEQKNGQEQHFEDSSNNEAPGRLNVAEGSSEGKTQGLS is encoded by the exons ATGGCTGGTGGCGTGGACGGCCCCATCGGGATCCCGTTCCCCGATCACAGCAGCGACATCCTGAGTAGCCTGAATGAACAGAGGAACAACGGGCTGCTGTGTGACGTGGTCATCTTGGTGGACGGTCAGGAGTTCCCCACCCACCGCTCAGTCCTGGCGGCCTGCAGCCAATACTTCAAGAAGCTCTTCACCTCAGGGTTAGTGGTGGACCAGCAAAACGTATACGAGATAGACTTTGTGAGCGTGGACGCCCTGTCGGCCCTGCTCGATTTCGCTTACACCGCAACCCTGACCGTCAGCACTTCGAACGTCAACGAGATCCTCAACGCCGCCAAACTGCTGGAGATCCAGGCGGTAACGGAGGTTTGCACGGATCTCCTCGACAGGAAGATTCTGGCCAAAAATGACCAGATGGATTTAGTAGATCAAATTGATCAAAGGAACCATCTCAGAGCAAAAGAGTACCTGGAGTTCTTCCAGAGCAACCCCATCAACGGCCACCAAGGCAACTTTCCATGGACCAACGAAGACTTGAGAGACCTTCAGAGACTGAACTTCCAAGGGCAAGAGGACGAGGAGGAGCCGGATTGCAACGGCATGGACTTCTACTCACAAGCCCCCCCAAACGAAAGACCAAAGGTGAACGACGGTGACCCTGACAGCAACCATGCCATGTGGCTgaaaagagaggaagaggaggcccCGGGAGCCTTATTCCCACCTTCCCAGAATGGACATTACAGTGGACACGGCCTGACGGCACAAGGAGAAGAGGAGGCAGCTCTGGACCAGCAGGAAGCCAGCAACTCTCCCAGCTTCGTTCCTGGGGGAGCGGAGGCGGAGGAGGCTGAGACTCGAGAGGTGGACGGTCTGGCCGCCAGTGCCCTGCTGCAGCAGATGATCAGTTCCGTGGGACGGCAGCAGCTGGGTGAGGACGACCAGAAGGACGACGACGGGGTGATGGATTATTACTTGAAATACTTCAGCAGCTCTCACGAGAGCGACGTGTATCCGTCCTGGTCCCAGAAGGCGGAGAAGAAGATCAGGGCGAAAGCATTCCAGAAGTGCCCCATCTGTGACAAGGTGATCCAGGGGGCTGGCAAACTGCCCCGCCACATCCGCACCCACACGGGCGAGAAACCCTACGAGTGCAACATCTGCAAAGTCCGATTCACCAG GCAGGACAAGCTGAAAGTTCACATGAGGAAGCACACAGGTGAAAAGCCGTACCTGTGCCAGCAATGCGGGGCTGCTTTTGCTCACAACTACGACTTGAAGAACCACATGCGTGTGCACACTGGCTTGCGGCCTTACCAGTGCGACAGCTGTTTCAAGACTTTCGTCCGATCCGACCACTTGCACAGGCACCTTAAAAAAGATGGGTGCAACGGCATCCCATCCAGAAGGGGGCGCAAGCCCCGGGTCAGAGATGTGAGCGGCCTGCCCGCCCCCGCAGGGAACCCCGAAGACGGAAGCTTCGAAGCTGGTGGCGAGAGACAAGAATCACAGGAGGACACCGAGCAGAAAAACGGCCAGGAGCAGCACTTTGAAGATAGTTCTAACAATGAAGCACCAGGAAGATTGAATGTAGCGGAGGGGTCGTCAGAGGGTAAAACACAAGGACTCtcctaa